TGACCGATTCGGTCGAAGAGGCTTCCTTCCTGATCCAGGACTGCCACCGCCGCCGGTGCTGGCTCCCCGAGGAGCGCTCGGTCGCCGCCGAGGTCGGTCTAATCGACGACCGGGAGCAGTGACAGGGTGATTCCGCGCGCGTGCCTGCGAAGATCCCCGGCCGCGGCTTCCACGTGACGCGGTCCACCTCAGGCATGGCGATCACGAGGCTAGGGATCCAGCGGCTGAATCCGCCTGCCGCTTCGAGACCCGTTGTTGTGACCGTTTCGCTCCCGATGCCGACAGCCGTGCCTTCGTCGACTCCCCCTCCCTTGGGCGAAAATCGGTCGGAAGGATCGACGACGCGGGCATACGGGTGTGCTGGTGTTATCCTGGTTGCAAATGGGGCGGTCCTCAGTTTCGGTCCAGGAAACGCGCCGCGTTATCGCGGCCAACGGTCAGGAGGTGGGCCATGTCCACGGTGCGTGCAGCGGTCGTGCAGGCGGCACCGGTCGCCTTCGATCTGGATGCGACGCTGGAGAAGACCGAGCGGCTCCTCGCGGACGTCGATGCGGACCTGGTGGTCTTCCCGGAGGCCTTCCTCTCGGCCTACCCGCGCGGGATCACCTTCGGGGCCACCGTCGGCTCGCGCACCCCGGAGGGCCGTGAGTGGTACCGGCGCTACTGGGAGTCCTCGGTCGAGGTGCCCGGCCCTGCCACTCGGCGGCTGGGGGAGCTGGCGCGCGAGCGGAACATGTACCTCGTGATGGGGGTCATCGAGCGGGACGGGGGCACGCTCTACTGCACGGTCCTCTTCTTCAACCCCCAGGGGGAGTTGATGGGCAAGCACCGCAAGCTGATGCCGACCGCGGCGGAGCGGCTCGTCTGGGGCTATGGCGACGGCTCGACGCTGCCGGTGTTCGACACACCGATCGGCAAGATCGGCGCGGTGATCTGCTGGGAGAACTACATGCCGCTAATGCGCATGGCGATGTATCAGAAGGGCATCCAGATCTACTGCGCACCGACGGCCGACCAGCGGGACACCTGGGTGGCCAGCATGCAACACATCGCCTGCGAGGGACGCTGCTTCGTCCTCTCGGCCAACCAGTTCGCGCGTCGCCGCGACTACCCGGACGACTACCCGATCGAGGGGGTCACCGACCCCGATACCGTCCTCTGCCGGGGCGCCTCGATGATCGTCTCACCGTTGGGCCAGATCCTGGCCGGCCCGGCGATCGACGGTGAGACGATCCTCACCGCCGACCTGGATCTCGACGACGTGGTGCGGGGTAAATACGACTTCGACGCAGTCGGGCACTATTCCCGTCCAGACGTCTTCCAGCTCATCGTCGACGAGCGCCCGAAGCGCCCGGTGACCTTCCAGCGGGAGCCCGAGCCTGCCCCGGATGCGCCGCAGGAGGAATGGGCGCCTCTCCCCGAGAAGCAGGCTGTACCGGTTCGGTAGCCTGGGGCACTGCGCGGGCCGGGCGTCCTCCTCCTTCCTGCTTGGTGCCGATCCGGATGAAAATGGGAGAGTGCCGATTGCCCCAGGGGCCCGGGAGGTGGCACGGGGCCAGACGAAAGGGAACAAAGAGGGTGACAGCGCAGGGAGGAAACCTCGATCTCGCCGATGTGTTCGCCTACATCGACGAGCACCGCGACGCGTTCATCGACCAGTTGATCGACTATGTCCGGCGGCCGAGCATCAGCGCCCACGGTGTCGGGATCGCTGAGGTGGCTGAGTACATCGCCGGGGTGATGCAAGAGATCGGGCTGAACACCCGTGTGATCCCGACTGCGGGCTGGCCGATGGTGCTGGGGGAGCGCATGGATCGACCGGGGGCGCCGACGGTGCTCCTCTACGGCCATTACGACGTGCAACCACCCGACCCGCTGGAGGAGTGGGTCACGCCCCCATTCGAGCCGTCCATCCGCGACGGCCGCCTCTACGCACGCGGCGTGGGCGACAACAAGGGCCAGCACCTGGCTCAGATCCTGGCGCTCAAGTCCCTGCTGGCGGTGCGGGGTGAGCTTCCGTGTAACGTCAAAGTACTGCTGGAGGGTGAGGAAGAGGTCGGCAGTCCACACATGCCCGCCTTCATCCAGGAACACCGGGATGAGGTTATGGCCGACCTGGTCATCACCAGCGACGGACCGGTCGACGAGAGCGGCCGGAGCCGCATCCTCTTCGGAGTGCGGGGCGTGCTGAGCTTCGAACTGCGCGCCCGCGGGGCCAACCGTGACCTGCACTCCGGCAACTTCGGTGGCGTGGCACCGAACCCGATCTGGACCCTGGTGCACCTCCTGGCCACGATGAAGAACGCTCAGGGCGAGGTCACGATCGAGGGCTTCTACGACGACGTGCTCCCCCTGACGCCGCTGGAGCAGGAGGCGCTGGCGAAGCTCCCGATCGACGAGGAGGCGGTCAAGGCGTCCCTCGGTATCGCCGAGTTCGACGAGCCGCGCGAGCGGGGCTACTTCGAGCGACTCGCCGCCTGGCCGACCTTCACCATCAACGGGTTCCACGGCGGGTATGGCGGCCCAGGCTCGAAGACGGTCCTGCCGCATGAGGCCGTCGTCAAGTGCGACGTGCGGTTGGTTGAGGCGCAGAAGGCCGACGACATCTTTGCCAAGATCGAGGCCCACGTGCGCAAGCACGCGCCGAACGTCGAGGTCATCCGACAGGGCTCGATGGAACCGTCCAAGACCCCGCTCGATTCGCCGTATGCCGAGCCGATCCGGCGCGGTGTTGCCCTGGGCCAGGGAGAGGAGCCGCTGCTCGTGCCGGCCCTGGGCGGCAGTCTCCCAGACTACGTCTTCACCAAGATCCTGGGTATCCCGGCCTTCGGGGTTCCGTACGCCAACCCCGACGAGTCCAACCATGCGCCGAACGAGAACCTGGAGCTTGAGCGCTTCATCAAGGGAATCAAGACCGGTGCCGCGATGCTCACGGCGCTGGGCCAGATGTGACGCGGCGGGGCGGCCGCCGGGCGTGTGCACCACCGAGAGGCAGGGACCATGGCCGAATCGATCAGCCGCGCGGTCTCAGGTGCCGAGTTGGACCGGCACCTGCGGGCGATCGCGCAGTACGTGCGGCTTTCCGGGACGCCGGACGAGGCGAAGGCCTTCGATTACATTCAGGAACAATTGGAGCGCTTCGGCTACACCGTCACGCGCTACGAGAGCGATGCGCTCATCGGCTACCCCGCCGAGTCCAGGCTGGAGATCCTCGGTCCGGAGCCGGAGGTCATCCCGTCCAACGGGTACTCCCTGAGCCCGCAAACCGAGGGCGACGGGGTTGTCGGCGAACTGGTCTACGTCGGCGCGGGTCTGCCCGCAGACTACGCGGGTCGAGACGTTCGCGGCAAGATCGTGCTGAGCGACGGGCTGGCGATGCCGGGTAAGACCCTGGCCGCGCAGCAGGCCGGGGCGATCGGCCAGATCCACATCAACGATGAGCACATCCACGAGATGTGCATCTCGCCGGTCTGGGGTACGCCGACGCCGGAGACGGCCGATCTGTTGCCCCAGGTCCCCTCGGTCAGCTTGGACCGTGCCGGTGGCGAGCGGCTGAAGGCGGCCCTGGAGCAGGGCCCGGTCCAGGTGCGGCTGATGACGAAACCCTACCGGGCCTGGTGCAAGATCCCCACGCTGATCGCCGATCTGCCGGGCACAGTCGAGGATCGCTTCGTCCTCTTCAGCGGCCACGTCGACTCCTGGCACTACGGGGCGATGGACAACGGGACCGCCAACGCCACCCAGCTCGAGGTCGCGCGCCTGCTGGCGGAGCGGCGCGGGGAGCTGCGCCGTGGCGTGCGGTTAGCATTCTGGTCCGGCCACTCGCACGGACGCTATGCCGGCTCTTCCTGGTATGCCGACACCTTCTGGCACGACCTGCATGAGCGTTGCGTCTGCCACGTGAATATTGACTCGGTCGGCGCCAAGGGTGCTGAGGTCCTGGATGAGGCTCCCAGCATGGCCGAGACCTACGGCTTCGGCCGCGAAGTCCTGCGCGATACGGTGGGCGTTGACCTGGTCTACCGGCGGATCAGCCGCTCCAGCGATCAATCATTCTGGGGACACGGTATCCCGTCGCTCTTCGCCTCCCTGTCCGAGCAGGCGGCGGACCCGTCTGGAACCTCCCAGGCCCTTGCCCAGCTCCTGGGCAGCGGTCGGCGCGCGGCAGGGCTCGGCTGGTGGTGGCACACCACCGAGGACACGCTGGACAAGATCGACCCGGACAACCTGGTGCGGGACGCCCAGGTCTACGCCGAGACGCTCTGGCGCCTCTGCACCACTGAGCGACTGCCGTTCGACTTCGCCGCGGCGGCTGATGAGATTGCCGAGGCCGTGAGTGGCTACCACGAGGCTGCCAACGGGGCGATTGACCTGAGCCGAACCGCCGATGAGGCCCGCCGCCTCGCCGCCACGCTGCGCGCCACGCCGCTGGACCAGCGGGACCCGAACGAGGTGAACGACCTGCTCATGGACCTGAGCCGCCTCCTGATTCCGGTGAACTACACCCGCAGCGGCCCATTCGACCACGACCTGGCGCTGGGAACCGTCCCGGTGCCGGGGCTGGCTGAGGCAGCCGAACTGGCGCGCCTCGACCCGACCAGCGACGAGTTCCGCTTCCTGCACGCGAAGCTCGTCCGGGAGCGGAACCGAGTCGAGCACGCCCTCCGCGCGGCGCACCGTCGTGTGGTCGGCGCGTGGCCCGAGGCACGTTAGGGCGGGGAGGAACGTGAACGGGCCGGTGCGGTGCGCCGTGGGATCGGTGTGGTAAGCCAGTGAATCCCCGGTCACCACTGCGACATTCGCTTGCCACCGTCGCGCTGCTGACCGCGATGCTGGTGATCCACAACGCGCACCGCACCGGCGTCGTCACCGTCTTCGACGGCCTGCGCCTGCGGTTCGGGACCGACTACGCCGGTGTTGGGACGCTCTTTTCGGCTTACGTCCTGGGCTACGGAATCGCCCAGTCGGTCGTCGGACTCGTCGGGGACCGCTTCAGCGCCAAGCGGCTCCTTGTTGCTGGGCTCGCGGCGAGCGCGCTCTTCTCCGCGCTCTTCGCCGGGACCGCTTCCTACGGTGCCGCGCTCGCCGCACGCTTCCTCCTCGGGGCGACCGGCGCGTTGCTCTACACCCCGGCGATGAAGCTGGGGATCGTCCTCTTCAAACCGGAGGAGCGCGGCCGGGTTCTCGGCGTGCTCCAGGCGGGGGCGGGGATCGGCAGCAGCGGTGCCATGATCCTCGTCCCGGCGCTGTCCGGAGTCGTCGGGTTGACCGGCGCCTTCCTCTCGCTCTCCCTCCTAACGGCTGTCACCCTGGTGGCGGCGGTTTCCGTGCTGCCGGGCGAGCCAGTGATCGCCTCCTCCTCACAAGCGCGTGGCGAGTCCGCCGGGCTCGTCCGGCGGGGCGATTTCTGGCAACTCCTGGCGGCCAGCCTGATCGGGATGCTCGCCATGTACGGGATCCTGACCTGGCTGCCGACCTATCTGACTGCGGACTTCGGGTACACAGAGGTCTGGGCAGGGACTGTCGCATCCCTCGCCAATCTCACGCTCCTGGTGGCCGCACCCATAGTCGGCTGGGCTGCCGATCTCCCACCGGGTCGAATCACGGTCGTCACGTTGGGATCGCTACTGGCGGTCTTGGTCTTCGGCCTGCTGGTGCTGAGCCCATGGATGCCCGTAGTGGTCGCCGCGACACTGCTAAGCGGCGTT
This genomic window from Sphaerobacter thermophilus DSM 20745 contains:
- a CDS encoding MFS transporter — protein: MNPRSPLRHSLATVALLTAMLVIHNAHRTGVVTVFDGLRLRFGTDYAGVGTLFSAYVLGYGIAQSVVGLVGDRFSAKRLLVAGLAASALFSALFAGTASYGAALAARFLLGATGALLYTPAMKLGIVLFKPEERGRVLGVLQAGAGIGSSGAMILVPALSGVVGLTGAFLSLSLLTAVTLVAAVSVLPGEPVIASSSQARGESAGLVRRGDFWQLLAASLIGMLAMYGILTWLPTYLTADFGYTEVWAGTVASLANLTLLVAAPIVGWAADLPPGRITVVTLGSLLAVLVFGLLVLSPWMPVVVAATLLSGVSLAATTAPFMLLAGERFGAGQTARVVGLMATAGQLGATLAGSVFGFVLERGGGFQAVWLACGAFALVRLVLLLDLVRRDRRRPHTSDAVV
- a CDS encoding M20/M25/M40 family metallo-hydrolase, producing MTAQGGNLDLADVFAYIDEHRDAFIDQLIDYVRRPSISAHGVGIAEVAEYIAGVMQEIGLNTRVIPTAGWPMVLGERMDRPGAPTVLLYGHYDVQPPDPLEEWVTPPFEPSIRDGRLYARGVGDNKGQHLAQILALKSLLAVRGELPCNVKVLLEGEEEVGSPHMPAFIQEHRDEVMADLVITSDGPVDESGRSRILFGVRGVLSFELRARGANRDLHSGNFGGVAPNPIWTLVHLLATMKNAQGEVTIEGFYDDVLPLTPLEQEALAKLPIDEEAVKASLGIAEFDEPRERGYFERLAAWPTFTINGFHGGYGGPGSKTVLPHEAVVKCDVRLVEAQKADDIFAKIEAHVRKHAPNVEVIRQGSMEPSKTPLDSPYAEPIRRGVALGQGEEPLLVPALGGSLPDYVFTKILGIPAFGVPYANPDESNHAPNENLELERFIKGIKTGAAMLTALGQM
- a CDS encoding nitrilase-related carbon-nitrogen hydrolase yields the protein MSTVRAAVVQAAPVAFDLDATLEKTERLLADVDADLVVFPEAFLSAYPRGITFGATVGSRTPEGREWYRRYWESSVEVPGPATRRLGELARERNMYLVMGVIERDGGTLYCTVLFFNPQGELMGKHRKLMPTAAERLVWGYGDGSTLPVFDTPIGKIGAVICWENYMPLMRMAMYQKGIQIYCAPTADQRDTWVASMQHIACEGRCFVLSANQFARRRDYPDDYPIEGVTDPDTVLCRGASMIVSPLGQILAGPAIDGETILTADLDLDDVVRGKYDFDAVGHYSRPDVFQLIVDERPKRPVTFQREPEPAPDAPQEEWAPLPEKQAVPVR
- a CDS encoding M28 family peptidase gives rise to the protein MAESISRAVSGAELDRHLRAIAQYVRLSGTPDEAKAFDYIQEQLERFGYTVTRYESDALIGYPAESRLEILGPEPEVIPSNGYSLSPQTEGDGVVGELVYVGAGLPADYAGRDVRGKIVLSDGLAMPGKTLAAQQAGAIGQIHINDEHIHEMCISPVWGTPTPETADLLPQVPSVSLDRAGGERLKAALEQGPVQVRLMTKPYRAWCKIPTLIADLPGTVEDRFVLFSGHVDSWHYGAMDNGTANATQLEVARLLAERRGELRRGVRLAFWSGHSHGRYAGSSWYADTFWHDLHERCVCHVNIDSVGAKGAEVLDEAPSMAETYGFGREVLRDTVGVDLVYRRISRSSDQSFWGHGIPSLFASLSEQAADPSGTSQALAQLLGSGRRAAGLGWWWHTTEDTLDKIDPDNLVRDAQVYAETLWRLCTTERLPFDFAAAADEIAEAVSGYHEAANGAIDLSRTADEARRLAATLRATPLDQRDPNEVNDLLMDLSRLLIPVNYTRSGPFDHDLALGTVPVPGLAEAAELARLDPTSDEFRFLHAKLVRERNRVEHALRAAHRRVVGAWPEAR